TCTATCGTTTGTGCGAAGATCTCACTTCCACCAATGATAAACAGTTCATTCTCTCCGTTCGCTTCCGCATACGCAATCGCCGCCGGTATGGAATTCTGATAAATTACGTCTACAGGCGAGTCAAATTGCCTATGCGAAACTACCAGCATAATTCTTCCGGGCAGGGTTTTACCGATCGATTCATACGTTTTCCTGCCCATCAGGATATGATGGCCCATGGTCAGCTGTTTGAACCTTTTTAGATCCGATGGCAAGTGCCAGGGCAAGCGGTGATTTTTCCCGATACCACCCTTTTCATCCACCGCCGCGATTAAAGAGATGATCAAACAGAGATCTCCGCCTTGATACTCGGATGGCTTTGATAATTGACCAACGCGAAGTCCTCAAATGAGAAATCATCAATCGATTTAATTCCAGGATTGAGAGTCATGCTTGGCAATGGGTATGGCTCTCTGGTTAATTGCAGCCTGGCCTGCTCGAGATGATTTACGTATAAATGTGTGTCGCCCATCACCTGGACAAGCTCACCCAGCTGCAGCTGACAGACCTGAGCGACCATCATCGTTAATAACGCGTATGAGGCGATATTGAATGGTACTCCCAGAAAAACATCCGCTGAACGCTGGTAGAACTGGCATGACAATTTACCATCAGCAACATAAAATTGAAATAACAGGTGGCATGGCGGCAGAGCCATCTGGGGAATTTCCCCCACATTCCACGCATTGACAATCAAGCGGCGAGAATTTGGGTCCTTCTTGATTTGCTCGATCACCTGGTTGATCTGGTCAATGACTCGACCATCCGCTGTTCTCCACTGACGCCACTGTACACCATATACCGGCCCCAGGTCGCCATTTTCATCTGCCCACTCATCCCAGATCCCCACACCATGCTCTTTCAAGAACTTTATATTACTCTCCCCGCGCAAAAACCATAATAATTCATAAATTAATGATTTAAGATGAAGTTTTTTTGTTGTAAGAATAGGGAATCCCTTGTTTAGATCGAAACGCATCTGGTAACCGAACACCGAAAGGGTACCGGTTCCAGTTCGGTCAGATTTTTGAACCCCATGGTCAAGAATGTATTGCAGTAAATCAAGGTATTGACGCATATCCCATCCAAGGCCCAAATATTTTATTTTTTGCTTGTAGAAGCCAGAATTTCACGTGTTCGGTGGACATCTGTGTGGATCTGTGCCAGAAGTTCATCGATGCTTTGAAATCGTTCCTCGCCGCGCAAGCGTTCGATAAAGATCAGGGAAAGCTTCCGGTTGTACAGGTCATCTGAAAAATCGAGAATATATGCTTCGACATGGGATAGATGGTCAGTGTTTTCAAATGTCGGCCGGGTACCCACATTGACTGCTGCCAGCAGTTTCTTACCATCGAGCTCTGCGTAACACGCATACACTCCAGCACATGGAATGAGCTTTTCTGTACCCGTTTCCAGGTTCGCGGTTGGGATACCAATCTTTTTTCCCCTGCCATCCCCTTGAACGACGACGCCAGTCACCTGGTAAGGTCTTCCCAACATCCTGCCCGCTTCGGAGATATTGCCCATGGTGAGCAGGTTTCGTATCAGGCTTGAAGAGACGACCTGGCCATCATCTTTGACTGGCTCTTCCACATGCAGTTTATAACCAAATTCAGCTTCATGGGCTTTTAGAAATTCGATATTTCCTTCTCGACCTTTACCCAGGGCAAAGTCATGGCCGACCCACAGGAGATTGAACCCAAGGTGGTTTTTTAGATACGTCAGGTATTCACGGGCTGATGATTGGGACAATTCGTAGGTGAATGGATGGGTAATCACGATATCGACCCCCAAACCATCTAATAATGCCAATTTTTCTTCAGGGGTCGTGAGGTAAAATGCCCCGCTCCTGCCTCTCAGGATCACAGCAGGATGTGGATGAAAAGTCAGTACAGCCGACTTTGCTCCATTCCCATGGGCTTCACTGTTGAGCGCATTGATCAATTTTTGGTGTCCAATATGAATCCCATCAAACGAACCAATGGTTAACCAGGTATTACTTATATTGACACCTTGTAGAGAAGTAAAATGCTGCGCCATGGGGTGTCAGGATCATTATCTATGAGAAAAATACCTTGCGTGGTTGCCACTCATTCGTTGCTTCATCCAGCTCCATTAATGCAACCAGGTCTCCCTGTTGGCTGATGCCTCTTACCCACCCCTTCGCATCACCTTCTGCAGTGATACGGTGACCATGGCGAATCAACTCGACCTGATCACCATCCAGCTCGACCATATGCCAATCACCTAATGCCTCAGCGGCTGGGATTAGGAATTTATACCAATCACCCACATGAAATGCAT
This genomic interval from Anaerolineales bacterium contains the following:
- a CDS encoding thymidylate synthase; protein product: MRQYLDLLQYILDHGVQKSDRTGTGTLSVFGYQMRFDLNKGFPILTTKKLHLKSLIYELLWFLRGESNIKFLKEHGVGIWDEWADENGDLGPVYGVQWRQWRTADGRVIDQINQVIEQIKKDPNSRRLIVNAWNVGEIPQMALPPCHLLFQFYVADGKLSCQFYQRSADVFLGVPFNIASYALLTMMVAQVCQLQLGELVQVMGDTHLYVNHLEQARLQLTREPYPLPSMTLNPGIKSIDDFSFEDFALVNYQSHPSIKAEISV
- a CDS encoding bifunctional riboflavin kinase/FMN adenylyltransferase produces the protein MAQHFTSLQGVNISNTWLTIGSFDGIHIGHQKLINALNSEAHGNGAKSAVLTFHPHPAVILRGRSGAFYLTTPEEKLALLDGLGVDIVITHPFTYELSQSSAREYLTYLKNHLGFNLLWVGHDFALGKGREGNIEFLKAHEAEFGYKLHVEEPVKDDGQVVSSSLIRNLLTMGNISEAGRMLGRPYQVTGVVVQGDGRGKKIGIPTANLETGTEKLIPCAGVYACYAELDGKKLLAAVNVGTRPTFENTDHLSHVEAYILDFSDDLYNRKLSLIFIERLRGEERFQSIDELLAQIHTDVHRTREILASTSKK